A window of the Verminephrobacter eiseniae EF01-2 genome harbors these coding sequences:
- a CDS encoding DUF1640 domain-containing protein, translating to MKFVKTLEAAGVPAPQAEAFSAAVRDSHEFSDVATKRDIDDLRKEMEARFEKMAARFEEMELRLTIKLGTIVVVALGAFTALSKFHF from the coding sequence TTGAAATTCGTCAAAACCCTGGAGGCTGCCGGCGTTCCTGCGCCACAGGCCGAGGCTTTCTCGGCGGCCGTGCGCGATTCGCATGAATTCTCAGACGTGGCAACCAAGCGCGATATCGATGATTTGCGCAAGGAAATGGAAGCCAGGTTTGAAAAAATGGCAGCCAGATTTGAAGAAATGGAGCTGCGCCTGACCATCAAACTGGGCACCATCGTCGTAGTCGCCTTGGGTGCATTCACGGCGCTATCGAAATTCCATTTTTGA
- a CDS encoding NAD(P)/FAD-dependent oxidoreductase → MIDLSPTQQVSHWLTAFEQALAKGDVAQAAAMFDADSYWRDLVAFTWNIKTCEGQAAIADMLGTVLAGVQPSNWRLEGEASQANGLTEAWFTFETATARGLGQLRLKGDKCWTLLTTMAELKDFPERKGPARALGTVHGVVRGRKNWLDHKTEEEATLGYSRQPYCLIIGGGQCGIALAARLRRLDVPTIVIERQARAGDSWRNRYKSLCLHDPVWYDHLPYLPFPDDWPVFAPKDKIGDWLEMYTKVMEINYWASTECKSAQYDEAAGQWTVNVERAGQPVTLRPTQLVLATGIASFPNLVRFPGAERFKGVQHHSSRHPGGDGYAGKDCIVIGSNNSAHDISADLWEHGANVTMVQRSSTLVAKSETLMELGLGDLYSERALSNGISTDKADLIFASLPYKVLPALQVPVYQEMARRDADLYERLKKVGFKLDFGEDDSGVFMKAVRRGGGYYIDVGASELVATGKIKLKSGVTVKEIKEHSVLFSDGTELPADLIVYATGYGSMDGWIAQLISQQVADKVGLCWGLGSGTTKDPGPWEGELRNMWKPTRQPGLWLHGGNLHLSRHYSQFLALQLKARMENLPTPVYGMSPVPQTA, encoded by the coding sequence ATGATCGATCTGTCACCGACACAGCAAGTGAGCCACTGGCTCACAGCCTTTGAGCAGGCGCTGGCAAAAGGCGATGTCGCCCAAGCCGCCGCCATGTTCGACGCCGACAGCTACTGGCGCGATCTGGTCGCATTCACCTGGAACATCAAGACCTGCGAAGGCCAGGCCGCCATCGCCGACATGCTCGGCACCGTGCTCGCCGGCGTGCAGCCGTCGAACTGGCGCCTGGAGGGCGAAGCCAGCCAGGCCAATGGCCTGACCGAAGCCTGGTTCACTTTCGAGACCGCCACCGCCCGGGGCCTGGGCCAGTTGCGGCTCAAGGGCGACAAATGCTGGACCCTGCTGACCACCATGGCCGAGCTCAAAGACTTCCCGGAGCGCAAAGGGCCGGCGCGGGCGCTGGGCACCGTCCATGGCGTCGTGCGCGGGCGCAAAAACTGGCTCGACCACAAAACCGAGGAAGAAGCCACCCTGGGCTACAGCCGGCAGCCCTACTGCCTGATCATCGGCGGCGGCCAATGCGGCATTGCGCTGGCCGCCCGGTTGCGCCGCCTCGATGTCCCGACCATCGTCATCGAAAGGCAGGCCCGCGCCGGCGATTCCTGGCGCAACCGCTACAAGTCGCTGTGCCTGCATGACCCGGTCTGGTACGACCATCTGCCCTACCTGCCCTTCCCCGACGACTGGCCGGTGTTTGCGCCCAAGGACAAGATCGGCGACTGGCTGGAGATGTACACCAAGGTCATGGAGATCAATTACTGGGCCTCGACCGAATGCAAAAGCGCGCAGTACGACGAGGCCGCAGGGCAATGGACCGTCAACGTCGAACGCGCAGGCCAGCCGGTCACGCTGCGGCCCACGCAACTGGTGCTGGCCACCGGCATCGCCTCGTTTCCGAACCTGGTCCGCTTCCCGGGCGCCGAGCGCTTCAAGGGCGTGCAGCACCACTCCAGCCGCCATCCCGGCGGCGATGGCTATGCCGGCAAGGACTGCATCGTCATCGGCTCCAACAACTCGGCCCATGACATCAGCGCCGACCTGTGGGAGCATGGCGCCAACGTCACCATGGTGCAGCGCTCCTCGACCCTGGTCGCCAAATCCGAAACACTGATGGAACTGGGCCTGGGCGACCTGTACTCCGAGCGCGCGCTCAGCAACGGCATCAGCACCGACAAGGCCGACCTGATTTTTGCCTCGCTGCCCTACAAAGTCCTGCCGGCCCTGCAAGTGCCGGTCTATCAGGAGATGGCGCGGCGCGATGCCGACCTGTACGAACGGCTGAAAAAGGTCGGCTTCAAGCTCGACTTCGGCGAGGACGACTCCGGCGTGTTCATGAAAGCCGTGCGCCGTGGCGGCGGCTACTACATCGATGTCGGCGCCTCGGAGTTGGTCGCCACAGGCAAGATCAAATTGAAAAGCGGCGTCACCGTCAAAGAAATCAAGGAGCATTCGGTGCTCTTTAGCGACGGCACCGAGTTGCCGGCCGATCTGATCGTCTATGCCACGGGCTACGGCTCGATGGATGGCTGGATCGCCCAGTTGATCTCGCAGCAAGTGGCCGACAAGGTCGGACTGTGCTGGGGCCTGGGCTCGGGCACCACCAAAGACCCCGGCCCCTGGGAAGGCGAACTGCGCAACATGTGGAAGCCGACCCGGCAACCCGGCCTGTGGCTGCATGGCGGCAACCTGCACCTGTCGCGCCACTATTCACAATTCCTGGCGTTGCAGCTCAAGGCCCGCATGGAAAACCTGCCGACGCCGGTCTATGGCATGAGTCCGGTGCCGCAGACCGCTTGA
- a CDS encoding CCDC90 family protein — protein MANIPFDTLKFVKTLEVAGVPAPQAEAFSAAVRDAHEFVDVATKRDIDDLRKEMETRFEKMTARFEEMELRLSIKLGTIVVVALGAFMALSKWAA, from the coding sequence ATGGCAAATATCCCATTCGACACCTTGAAATTCGTCAAAACCCTGGAAGTTGCCGGCGTTCCTGCGCCACAGGCCGAGGCTTTCTCGGCGGCCGTGCGCGATGCGCATGAATTCGTAGACGTGGCAACCAAGCGCGACATCGATGACTTGCGCAAGGAAATGGAAACCAGGTTTGAAAAAATGACAGCCAGATTTGAAGAAATGGAGCTGCGCCTGAGCATCAAACTGGGCACCATCGTCGTCGTCGCCTTGGGCGCATTCATGGCGCTATCGAAATGGGCAGCCTGA
- a CDS encoding M20 family metallopeptidase, translating to MTPACPYTALDAWIEQHFDEQVRFLQALVRVPTDTPPGDNAPHAERTAELLQDFGYGAEKHAVPADLVRACGMASITNLIVRRHYGPAGSGRTIALNAHGDVVPPGEGWTHDPYGADIVQGRMYGRATAVSKSDFASFTFAVRALEAVARPRRGAVELHFTYDEEFGGELGPGWLLDNGLTRPDLVIAAGFSYELITAHNGCLQLEVTVHGKMAHAAVAHTGVDALQGAVQILNALYAQNRQYQQICSRVPGITHPYLNVGRIEGGINTNVVPGKISFKLDRRMIPEENPVEVEAQLRSVIEQAASAQAGISVDIQRLLLARAMMPLAGNQPLVEAIQKHGQAVLGVPIATRGTPLYTDARLYAERGIPGVIYGAGPRTVLESHAKRADERLELQDLRRATQVIARSLHDLLM from the coding sequence ATGACGCCCGCCTGCCCCTACACCGCGCTCGATGCCTGGATCGAGCAGCATTTCGACGAACAAGTGCGCTTCTTGCAAGCGCTGGTGCGCGTGCCCACCGACACCCCCCCCGGCGACAACGCGCCCCATGCCGAGCGCACGGCCGAACTATTGCAGGACTTTGGCTACGGCGCCGAAAAGCATGCCGTGCCCGCCGACCTGGTGCGCGCTTGCGGCATGGCATCGATCACCAACCTGATCGTGCGCCGCCACTACGGCCCGGCCGGCTCGGGGCGCACCATCGCGCTGAACGCCCATGGCGATGTGGTGCCGCCCGGCGAAGGCTGGACCCATGACCCCTATGGCGCCGACATCGTGCAGGGCCGGATGTACGGCCGCGCCACGGCCGTCAGCAAAAGCGATTTCGCCAGCTTCACCTTCGCCGTGCGCGCGCTCGAAGCCGTGGCCCGACCCCGGCGCGGCGCGGTGGAATTGCATTTCACCTACGACGAAGAGTTCGGCGGCGAACTCGGCCCGGGCTGGCTGCTCGACAACGGCCTGACCCGCCCCGACCTGGTCATCGCCGCCGGCTTTTCTTACGAACTGATCACCGCCCACAACGGCTGTCTGCAACTGGAGGTGACGGTGCACGGCAAGATGGCGCATGCGGCGGTGGCGCACACCGGCGTCGATGCGCTGCAAGGCGCGGTGCAGATACTGAACGCGCTGTACGCACAGAACCGGCAGTACCAGCAGATCTGCTCCCGGGTGCCGGGCATCACGCACCCGTATCTGAACGTGGGGCGCATCGAAGGCGGCATCAACACCAATGTGGTGCCCGGCAAAATCAGCTTCAAACTCGACCGCCGCATGATCCCCGAAGAAAACCCGGTCGAGGTCGAAGCCCAACTGCGCAGCGTGATCGAACAGGCCGCCAGCGCGCAGGCAGGCATCTCGGTCGACATCCAACGCCTGCTGCTGGCCCGCGCGATGATGCCGCTGGCGGGCAACCAGCCGCTGGTCGAGGCCATCCAGAAGCACGGCCAGGCGGTGCTTGGCGTGCCCATCGCCACCCGGGGCACACCGCTGTATACCGATGCGCGCCTGTACGCAGAGCGCGGCATTCCGGGCGTGATCTATGGCGCCGGCCCGCGCACCGTGCTCGAATCGCACGCCAAGCGCGCCGATGAGCGCCTGGAACTGCAAGACCTGCGCCGCGCCACCCAGGTGATTGCCCGCAGCTTGCATGACTTGCTGATGTGA